A stretch of Tigriopus californicus strain San Diego chromosome 11, Tcal_SD_v2.1, whole genome shotgun sequence DNA encodes these proteins:
- the LOC131891163 gene encoding pro-resilin-like codes for MISFQVSMILAACLCLALSALASPGGYGGHGGHGGHGGHGGHGGHYHFGYKVHDGYNNFGHSESRHGGTTKGQYHVKLPNGKLQTVNYHVDGYSGYVAKVHYGH; via the coding sequence ATGATCTCGTTTCAGGTTTCCATGATCTTGGCCGCTTGCTTATGTTTGGCTTTGAGTGCACTGGCAAGCCCAGGAGGATATGGAGGCCACGGAGGCCACGGAGGCCACGGAGGCCATGGAGGCCATGGAGGCCATTACCATTTTGGATACAAAGTCCATGACGGCTACAATAACTTTGGCCACTCTGAAAGTCGTCACGGAGGCACCACCAAAGGCCAATATCACGTTAAGCTTCCCAATGGGAAGCTCCAAACCGTCAATTACCATGTGGATGGTTATTCTGGATATGTGGCCAAAGTCCATTATGGCCATTAA
- the LOC131890139 gene encoding uncharacterized protein LOC131890139, with product MQAFIMIATILCMALGALANPGYGGHGGHGGHGGHGGHGAHGGHYHFGYKVHDGYNNFGHSESRHGGTTKGQYHVKLPNGKLQTVNYHVDGYSGYVAKVHYGH from the exons ATGCAG GCCTTTATCATGATTGCAACCATTCTTTGTATGGCTCTGGGTGCTTTGGCGAATCCAGGGTATGGAGGCCATGGAGGCCATGGAGGCCATGGAGGCCACGGTGGCCACGGAGCCCATGGAGGTCATTACCATTTTGGATACAAAGTCCATGACGGCTACAATAACTTTGGCCACTCCGAAAGTCGTCATGGAGGCACCACCAAAGGCCAATATCACGTCAAACTTCCCAACGGCAAGCTCCAGACAGTCAATTACCATGTGGATGGATACTCTGGTTATGTTGCCAAGGTTCATTACGGCCATTAA
- the LOC131890137 gene encoding uncharacterized protein LOC131890137 isoform X2, whose amino-acid sequence MSLVLIAALVVVVVLIVFGGVVLYFCSKRRKDQNAGTNPPYSVAMSNHLFKEEPPVCKNCILIEQGTMPFYECVCQQCGKVPPYCQETSYKSQKSPPRRARRNVAGTAGAQNSSRSHDIVDVGPPEDRDSPVGAGDNNTQ is encoded by the exons ATGAGTCTCGTGTTAATTGCCGCCCTCGTGGTTGTCGTCGTTCTGATAGTGTTTGGTGGTGTGGTTCTGTACTTTTGCTCAAAACGAAGGAAGGATCAAAATGCAGGCACAAACCCACCCTATTCAGTGGCCATGTCTAATCACTTGTTCAAG GAAGAGCCTCCGGTCTGTAAGAACTGCATTCTCATTGAACAAGGAACCATGCCTTTTTATGAGTGCGTTTGTCAACAGTGTGGAAAGGTTCCTCCATACTGCCAAGAAACAAGTTATAAAAGCCAAAAGTCACCACCCCGACGAGCTCGTCGAAATGTCGCGGGTACCGCTGGAGCTCAGAATTCTTCCAGATCTCATGACATAGTGGATGTAGGACCGCCTGAAGACCGAGACAGTCCCGTGGGGGCAGGCGACAATAACACTCAATAG
- the LOC131890137 gene encoding uncharacterized protein LOC131890137 isoform X1 yields the protein MSLVLIAALVVVVVLIVFGGVVLYFCSKRRKDQNAGTNPPYSVAMSNHLFKGDITKNELPCLNCRLIEMGDMACYQELCPQCGQEPPGKGEYLEQQKFSHLQKLEKAQSLAAEENEDAASEVAQCSKFLSKCNEGKTENPPYAVLKNQQGSDEPSQTVEMTESGERRSSVK from the exons ATGAGTCTCGTGTTAATTGCCGCCCTCGTGGTTGTCGTCGTTCTGATAGTGTTTGGTGGTGTGGTTCTGTACTTTTGCTCAAAACGAAGGAAGGATCAAAATGCAGGCACAAACCCACCCTATTCAGTGGCCATGTCTAATCACTTGTTCAAG GGTGATATTACGAAGAATGAATTGCCTTGCCTCAATTGTCGTCTAATCGAGATGGGCGACATGGCATGCTATCAAGAATTGTGTCCACAATGCGGACAAGAACCCCCTGGGAAAGGGGAATATTTGGAACAGCAGAaattcagtcaccttcaaaaGCTGGAGAAAGCCCAAAGCTTGGCCGCCGAGGAAAACGAGGATGCCGCCTCGGAGGTGGCCCAATGCTCCAAGTTTTTGAGCAAATGCAATGAGGGAAAGACCGAAAACCCCCCCTACGCGGTCTTGAAGAATCAACAGGGTTCGGATGAACCCAGCCAGACCGTGGAGATGACAGAGAGCGGAGAGCGGAGATCAAGTGTCAAATAA